One part of the Lotus japonicus ecotype B-129 chromosome 2, LjGifu_v1.2 genome encodes these proteins:
- the LOC130735874 gene encoding L-lactate dehydrogenase B-like, with protein sequence MHKSESSSSLGPGGLDLTQAFFKPIQNAASPSPTKRNTKISVVGAGNVGMAIAQTILTQDLTDELVLVDALPDKLRGEMLDLQHAAAFLPRTKILSSTDYSVTAGSDLCIVTAGARQVNGESRLNLLQRNVALFQKIIPPLVRHSPDSILLIVSNPVDVLTYIAWKLSGFPSNRVIGSGTNLDSSRFRFLIADHLDVNAQDVQAYIVGEHGDSSVALWSSISVGGVPVLSFLEQQQIAYEKDMLENIHKEVIGSAYEVISLKGYTSWAIGYSVASLARSIIRDQRKIHPVSVLAKGFYEIDGGEVFLSLPAQLGRGGVLGVTNVHLTEEETQRLRESARTILEVQNQLGI encoded by the coding sequence atgcacAAGAGCGAATCAAGTTCATCACTTGGGCCGGGTGGGTTAGACCTGACCCAGGCCTTTTTCAAGCCCATTCAGAACGCTGCCTCACCTTCTCCGACAAAGCGCAACACTAAAATCTCCGTCGTCGGAGCCGGCAACGTCGGAATGGCCATCGCCCAAACCATCCTCACCCAAGATCTCACCGACGAGCTCGTCCTCGTCGACGCTCTCCCCGACAAGCTCCGCGGCGAGATGCTCGACCTCCAGCACGCCGCCGCCTTCCTCCCCCGCACCAAGATCCTCTCCTCCACCGACTACTCCGTCACCGCCGGCTCTGACCTCTGCATTGTCACCGCCGGCGCCCGCCAGGTCAACGGCGAGTCCCGCCTCAACCTCCTCCAAAGAAACGTCGCCCTGTTCCAGAAAATCATACCCCCTCTCGTCCGTCACTCCCCTGACTCCATCCTCCTCATCGTTTCAAACCCCGTCGATGTCCTCACCTACATTGCTTGGAAACTCTCCGGTTTCCCCTCCAACCGCGTCATCGGCTCCGGCACCAACCTCGACTCCTCCCGCTTCCGCTTCCTCATCGCTGATCATCTCGACGTCAACGCTCAAGATGTGCAGGCTTACATAGTGGGAGAACATGGTGACAGTTCGGTGGCGTTGTGGTCAAGCATCAGCGTCGGCGGCGTTCCGGTGCTGAGTTTTCTGGAGCAGCAGCAGATTGCTTACGAGAAGGACATGCTGGAGAACATTCACAAGGAGGTTATAGGAAGCGCTTACGAAGTGATAAGTCTGAAAGGGTACACTTCATGGGCGATAGGGTACTCGGTGGCGAGCTTGGCCCGGAGCATTATCAGGGACCAGAGGAAGATCCACCCGGTGTCGGTTCTAGCGAAGGGGTTTTACGAGATTGACGGCGGCGAAGTGTTTCTGAGCTTGCCGGCGCAGCTTGGAAGAGGAGGAGTGCTCGGTGTGACGAATGTGCACTTGACGGAAGAAGAGACACAGAGGCTCAGGGAATCTGCAAGGACCATCCTGGAGGTGCAGAATCAGTTGGGGATTTGA
- the LOC130741070 gene encoding protein NRT1/ PTR FAMILY 6.3-like — translation MSFSAMGTLPTTQGKTIPDAWDYKGRPAERSKTGGWIAAAMILGGEVMERLTTLGIAVNLVTYLTGTMHLGNAVSANVVTNFLGTSFMLCLLGGFLADTFLGRYLNIAVFAAVQATGVTILTISTIIPSLHPPKCSEDHTAPCVQADSNQLTVLYLALYVTALGTGGLKSSVSGFGSDQFDDSDDEEKKGMIKFFDWFYFFVSIGSLAAVTALVYIQDNVGRIWGYGICACAIVFALVVFLLGTKKYRFKKPVGSPLTQIAEVVVAAWRKRHLQVPSDSSLLFDDDDGMLDESGKTKKQRLPHSEQFRFLDRAAIKDTENAGGITKKKKWYLTTLTDVEEVKQIVRMLPIWATTIMFWSIHAQMTTFSVSQATTMNCHIGSFEIPAASMTVFLIGTILLTVPFYDRFIAPVAKKVLKNPQGFTPLQRVGVGLVLSVISMVAAAVVELKRLRFAESHGFIDTPKAKMSLSVFWLVPQFFFVGSGEAFMYMGQLDFFLRECPKGMKTMSTGLFLSTLSLGFFFSSLLVTIVNKLTGPSQPWIADNLNRGRLHDFYWLLAILSAINVVIYLGCAKWYVYKEKRLAEQGIELEETDVATFHA, via the exons ATGTCTTTCTCTGCAATGGGGACACTCCCTACAACACAAGGAAAAACCATCCCAGATGCGTGGGATTACAAGGGCCGCCCTGCAGAGAGGTCCAAAACCGGTGGTTGGATTGCAGCCGCCATGATTTTAG GAGGAGAAGTGATGGAGAGGTTAACAACACTAGGTATTGCTGTCAATTTAGTGACATATTTGACGGGTACAATGCATTTGGGCAATGCTGTCTCCGCCAATGTTGTCACCAACTTCTTGGGAACCTCCTTCATGCTCTGTTTATTGGGTGGATTTTTAGCAGATACCTTTCTCGGAAG ATACCTCAATATCGCTGTCTTTGCAGCTGTTCAAGCAACT GGTGTTACTATCTTGACGATATCAACTATAATTCCGAGCTTACATCCTCCAAAGTGCAGTGAAGATCACACTGCGCCATGCGTGCAAGCAGACAGCAATCAGCTGACGGTGCTGTATTTAGCGCTTTACGTGACGGCGCTCGGCACCGGCGGGTTGAAATCCAGCGTGTCAGGATTCGGGTCAGACCAGTTTGATGATTCAGACGATGAAGAGAAGAAGGGAATGATCAAATTCTTCGACTGGTTCTACTTCTTCGTGAGCATTGGGTCTCTGGCTGCAGTGACAGCTCTTGTTTACATTCAAGACAACGTGGGGAGGATATGGGGTTATGGAATATGTGCCTGTGCCATTGTGTTCGCGCTAGTTGTGTTCTTGTTGGGGACCAAGAAGTACAGGTTTAAGAAACCGGTGGGGAGTCCACTGACTCAGATTGCAGAGGTGGTTGTGGCGGCTTGGAGGAAGAGGCACTTGCAAGTGCCCTCTGATTCTTCATTGCTGTTTGATGACGATGATGGCATGTTAGATGAATCAGGAAAGACCAAGAAGCAGAGGTTGCCGCATAGTGAGCAGTTCAG ATTCTTGGACAGAGCAGCAATCAAGGACACAGAAAATGCAGGTGGAATcacaaaaaagaagaaatggTATCTCACTACTTTAACAGACGTAGAAGAAGTAAAACAGATCGTCAGAATGCTCCCAATTTGGgccaccaccatcatgttctgGTCGATCCACGCTCAAATGACCACATTCTCAGTCTCCCAAGCTACCACCATGAACTGCCACATCGGATCATTCGAAATCCCCGCCGCATCAATGACTGTCTTCTTAATCGGAACCATCCTCTTAACTGTCCCCTTCTATGACCGCTTCATTGCTCCGGTGGCCAAAAAAGTACTCAAAAACCCACAAGGATTCACCCCTTTGCAGCGCGTAGGTGTCGGTTTAGTCCTCTCCGTCATATCAATGGTGGCGGCAGCGGTCGTTGAACTAAAACGGTTGAGATTCGCTGAATCACATGGTTTTATCGATACTCCAAAGGCGAAGATGTCACTGAGCGTGTTTTGGTTGGTCCCACAGTTCTTCTTTGTTGGGTCAGGGGAGGCATTTATGTACATGGGCCAGTTGGATTTTTTCCTTAGAGAGTGCCCTAAAGGGATGAAAACCATGAGCACTGGGCTTTTCTTAAGCACATTGTCATTGGGCTTTTTCTTTAGCTCATTGTTGGTGACTATAGTAAACAAGTTGACAGGCCCGAGTCAACCCTGGATTGCAGATAATCTTAATAGAGGGAGGCTCCATGACTTTTATTGGCTCTTGGCTATTCTGAGTGCTATAAATGTGGTGATTTATTTGGGTTGTGCTAAGTGGTATGTTTACAAGGAGAAGAGGCTTGCTGAGCAGGGTATAGAATTGGAAGAAACAGATGTTGCTACTTTTCATGCATAG
- the LOC130741071 gene encoding protein NRT1/ PTR FAMILY 6.3-like yields the protein MATLPTTTRGKTVPDACDYQGLPAERSKTGGWTAATMILGGEVMERLTTLGITVNLVTYLTGTMHLGNAASANLVTNFVGTSFMLCLFGGFLADTYIGRYLNIVVFAAVQATGVALLTISTTVPSLSPPKCMEGTPCVRATNTQLTVLFLALYVTALGTGGVKSSVPGFGSDQFDDSEKEEKNDMVKFLNWYYFVVNIGSLAAVTVLVYIQDNQGRPWGYGICTCAILFALVVFMLGTKKYRYKKPVGSPLTQIAEVFVAAWSKRRLQLPSDSSLLFNEEDILDEAGRIKKQRLPHSKQFRFLDRAAIKDSESTGGITVMRKWYLTTLTDVEEVKLVIRMLPIWATTIMFWTVQVQMMTLSVSQATTMDRRIGKSFTFPAGSMTVFLIGTILLTVPFYDRFVAPIARKALNNPQGLTPLQHTGVALVLSVLSMVAAAFVEIKRLRFAESHGLVHDAKEIIPMSVFWLVPQFAIVGIGEALMYLGQLDFFLRECPDGMKTMSMGLFLSSRAFGFFLSSLLVGFVNKMTGPNKPWIANNLNQGRLYDYYWLLAALSVVNLFLYLVCANWYVYKDKKLAEDTLQE from the exons ATGGCCACTCTGCCCACAACAACACGAGGGAAAACTGTCCCTGATGCTTGTGACTACCAAGGCCTCCCAGCAGAGAGGTCTAAAACCGGTGGTTGGACTGCAGCTACCATGATTTTAG GAGGAGAAGTGATGGAGAGGTTGACAACACTGGGCATCACGGTCAATCTGGTAACGTATTTGACGGGGACGATGCATTTGGGCAATGCTGCCTCCGCCAATTTAGTTACCAATTTCGTGGGAACCTCTTTCATGCTCTGTTTATTTGGTGGATTTCTAGCCGACACTTATATTGGAAG ATACCTCAATATCGTCGTCTTTGCCGCCGTTCAAGCAACT gGAGTTGCACTTTTGACGATATCAACTACAGTTCCGAGCCTAAGTCCTCCAAAATGCATGGAAGGTACGCCCTGCGTACGCGCAACCAACACGCAGCTGACGGTGTTGTTTTTAGCACTTTACGTGACGGCTCTCGGCACCGGCGGTGTGAAATCAAGTGTCCCTGGGTTCGGTTCAGATCAGTTTGATGATTCggagaaagaagagaagaatgaCATGGTTAAATTCCTAAACTGGTACTACTTTGTTGTGAACATAGGATCTTTAGCTGCAGTGACCGTTCTTGTGTACATTCAAGATAACCAAGGAAGACCGTGGGGCTATGGAATCTGTACCTGTGCGATTCTGTTCGCGCTTGTTGTGTTCATGTTGGGCACCAAGAAGTACCGGTACAAGAAACCGGTGGGGAGCCCTCTGACTCAGATTGCGGAGGTGTTTGTGGCGGCTTGGAGTAAGAGGCGCTTGCAATTGCCGTCTGATTCCTCATTGTTGTTTAATGAGGAGGACATCTTAGATGAAGCAGGGAGGATCAAGAAGCAGAGGTTGCCACATAGCAAGCAGTTCCG CTTCTTGGACAGAGCTGCAATCAAGGACTCAGAAAGCACTGGTGGAATCACAGTGATGAGGAAGTGGTATCTTACTACCTTAACAGATGTGGAAGAAGTGAAATTGGTGATCAGAATGCTACCAATTTGGGCCACAACCATCATGTTTTGGACTGTTCAAGTTCAAATGATGACACTTTCAGTATCACAGGCGACCACCATGGACCGCCGCATTGGAAAATCATTCACATTTCCGGCGGGGTCAATGACCGTCTTCTTAATCGGCACCATTCTCCTCACCGTCCCCTTCTATGACCGCTTTGTCGCTCCGATAGCAAGGAAAGCGCTCAACAACCCACAAGGGCTCACCCCTTTGCAACACACTGGAGTTGCTTTAGTACTCTCAGTCCTATCCATGGTGGCGGCAGCGTTTGTAGAAATTAAGCGTTTGAGATTTGCTGAATCACATGGTTTGGTGCATGATGCAAAGGAAATTATCCCAATGAGTGTTTTTTGGTTGGTACCACAATTCGCCATTGTGGGTATTGGGGAAGCCCTTATGTACCTGGGGCAGTTAGACTTCTTCCTTAGAGAATGTCCAGATGGGATGAAAACCATGAGCATGGGCCTATTCTTAAGCTCACGGGCCTTTGGTTTTTTCTTGAGCTCTTTATTGGTGGGTTTTGTGAACAAAATGACAGGCCCAAACAAGCCATGGATTGCAAATAATCTTAACCAAGGGAGGCTTTATGACTATTACTGGCTTTTGGCTGCGCTTAGTGTTGTAAATTTGTTTTTATACTTGGTATGTGCAAACTGGTATGTGTACAAGGACAAGAAGCTTGCTGAGGATACCTTACAAGAGTAG